Proteins encoded together in one Catellatospora citrea window:
- a CDS encoding SUKH-3 domain-containing protein — protein MISQERLQEIARHWAVAETLRRGYPCEPRLTEFPGGWVVWSPRPADGTVPEPGSGETVIIDRETGALTVVPGLPPQVAMSRYTGPAATAQAAYPAPPLPVPPPGAVSTMPPPMPPLPPTTSGAADPLSLTPGPPPPNAALVSSPFGPPRLPADEQARRANALAAQLARLSGRTPAPALPQVVATLEVVGRTFQALGHTVDAEPVHHPAVMQALAAIPPGSRTRGAHRHPDLIVVSKALFELGGAEHADTAWAARQLAGATLRLHLLREGTASDNPAPAAACHTCGTVLVSLGLPGEPPRDLVRPEPPQRGVTGRAALRAITAEAVAATIAVPGVRHRLPTLPFLIDLLEPYAPFHPVLQSQPGAAQRVESFTLDVWTREQTADTLGDLAERLGAPLFPIGGEAGGLHSVLAVDERHRVFAVDHAGAWFLGPTLDDALQTLLIGRSTPRVRATGTW, from the coding sequence ATGATTTCACAGGAACGGCTGCAGGAGATCGCGCGGCACTGGGCCGTGGCCGAGACCCTGCGCCGCGGCTACCCGTGCGAGCCGCGGCTCACCGAGTTCCCCGGCGGCTGGGTCGTCTGGTCGCCGCGCCCGGCGGACGGAACGGTGCCCGAGCCCGGCAGCGGCGAGACCGTGATCATCGATCGGGAGACCGGCGCGCTGACCGTCGTGCCCGGCCTGCCGCCCCAGGTCGCCATGAGCCGGTACACCGGCCCCGCCGCGACGGCCCAGGCCGCATACCCCGCGCCGCCGCTGCCTGTCCCGCCGCCCGGCGCCGTCAGCACGATGCCCCCGCCGATGCCCCCGCTGCCGCCCACGACCTCCGGTGCCGCCGACCCGCTCTCGCTGACCCCCGGCCCGCCCCCGCCGAACGCCGCACTGGTGTCCTCCCCGTTCGGCCCGCCCCGGCTGCCCGCCGACGAGCAGGCCCGGCGCGCGAACGCGCTCGCGGCGCAGCTCGCCCGGCTCAGCGGCCGTACGCCGGCACCCGCGCTCCCGCAGGTGGTGGCCACCCTCGAGGTCGTCGGCCGGACGTTCCAGGCACTCGGGCACACGGTCGACGCCGAGCCCGTCCATCACCCCGCCGTCATGCAGGCGCTGGCCGCGATCCCGCCCGGCAGCCGCACCCGCGGCGCGCACCGGCACCCCGACCTGATCGTCGTGTCCAAGGCCCTGTTCGAGCTCGGCGGAGCCGAGCACGCGGACACCGCCTGGGCCGCCCGGCAGCTCGCCGGGGCCACGCTGCGGCTGCACCTGCTGCGCGAGGGCACCGCCTCGGACAATCCCGCGCCCGCCGCCGCCTGCCACACCTGCGGCACCGTGCTGGTCTCCCTGGGCCTGCCCGGCGAGCCGCCCCGCGACCTGGTCCGGCCGGAGCCGCCGCAGCGCGGCGTGACCGGACGCGCGGCGCTGCGGGCGATCACCGCCGAGGCGGTGGCCGCCACGATCGCCGTGCCCGGCGTCCGCCACCGCCTGCCCACGCTGCCGTTCCTGATCGACCTGCTGGAGCCGTACGCTCCGTTCCACCCCGTGCTGCAGAGCCAGCCCGGGGCGGCGCAGCGCGTGGAGTCGTTCACGCTGGATGTCTGGACCCGGGAGCAGACCGCCGACACCCTCGGCGACCTCGCCGAACGCCTCGGCGCGCCGCTGTTCCCGATCGGCGGCGAGGCCGGCGGCCTGCACTCCGTCCTCGCCGTCGACGAGCGCCACCGCGTCTTCGCCGTCGACCACGCCGGGGCCTGGTTCCTCGGCCCCACCCTCGACGACGCCCTGCAGACCCTGCTCATCGGCCGGTCCACCCCACGCGTGCGGGCCACCGGCACCTGGTGA
- a CDS encoding SUKH-3 domain-containing protein — protein sequence MTVTAQDAQRVAEQLARGAGGTHRPYVAEFPECFIVWTLPDSDGPPEPGAGARLVIDRQDARVSTYPSVPLEHVRRLHRQHRAEQEPAAQVTADPAAALRRLGGGFAPGVTVRLVPGDGLPRETTGAKGDQVLHHHPLVVKWLAVQSPGSLVRGTRRHAELIVLSDWLHELEHAAVSRGEPGLGIAQVRAAAQQVQELRLTLVRDPADPLAGTPAGPCDTCLAAWIHFGLAPASAAVGPVEPVAPPTGIPGPLANLSPDVAATLAAGGWDVPLKLDGRIVSATEWAELSVRALEEYGHPPLEPLRAAIEKFPYLVSVRRGPGVAHWVRPFELGGDLVGATAASLADFGRVIGTELAPIGAEQAGDAIIAVDANGQVWVLDQAGEWYAGPDLDTAFVVLLQGHPMPRVRDDGTLEPPA from the coding sequence ATGACCGTCACCGCTCAGGACGCGCAGCGAGTAGCCGAGCAGTTGGCCCGCGGGGCGGGCGGCACGCACCGGCCGTACGTCGCGGAGTTCCCGGAGTGCTTCATCGTCTGGACGCTGCCCGACAGTGACGGCCCGCCGGAGCCCGGCGCGGGCGCGCGGCTGGTCATCGACCGGCAGGACGCCCGGGTCAGCACGTACCCGTCGGTGCCGCTGGAGCACGTACGCCGCCTGCACCGGCAGCACCGCGCCGAGCAGGAGCCGGCCGCCCAGGTCACCGCGGATCCGGCGGCGGCGCTGCGGCGGCTGGGCGGCGGGTTCGCGCCCGGCGTCACGGTGCGGCTGGTGCCCGGCGACGGCCTGCCGCGTGAGACCACCGGGGCCAAGGGCGACCAGGTGCTCCACCACCACCCGCTGGTGGTCAAGTGGCTGGCGGTGCAGTCGCCGGGTTCGCTGGTGCGCGGCACCCGGCGGCACGCGGAGCTGATCGTGCTGTCGGACTGGCTGCACGAGCTGGAGCACGCGGCGGTGTCGCGCGGCGAGCCGGGCCTGGGCATCGCGCAGGTGCGGGCCGCCGCGCAGCAGGTGCAGGAGCTGCGGCTGACCCTGGTCCGCGATCCGGCCGACCCGCTGGCGGGCACCCCGGCCGGGCCGTGCGACACCTGTCTGGCCGCCTGGATCCACTTCGGGCTCGCGCCCGCCTCCGCCGCGGTCGGGCCGGTCGAGCCGGTCGCGCCGCCGACGGGCATCCCGGGGCCGCTGGCCAACCTGTCCCCGGACGTCGCGGCGACGCTGGCTGCGGGCGGCTGGGACGTGCCGCTGAAGCTGGACGGGCGGATCGTGTCCGCGACCGAGTGGGCCGAGCTGTCGGTACGGGCGCTGGAGGAGTACGGCCACCCGCCGCTGGAGCCGCTGCGGGCGGCGATCGAGAAGTTCCCGTACCTGGTCTCGGTGCGCCGCGGACCGGGGGTGGCGCACTGGGTGCGCCCGTTCGAGCTGGGCGGCGACCTGGTCGGCGCGACCGCCGCCTCGCTGGCCGACTTCGGCCGGGTGATCGGCACGGAGCTGGCCCCGATCGGCGCCGAGCAGGCCGGCGACGCGATCATCGCCGTGGACGCGAACGGCCAGGTCTGGGTCCTCGACCAGGCCGGTGAGTGGTACGCCGGCCCGGATCTGGACACCGCGTTCGTCGTGCTGCTCCAGGGCCACCCGATGCCGCGGGTGCGCGACGACGGCACCCTGGAACCGCCCGCCTGA
- a CDS encoding LON peptidase substrate-binding domain-containing protein: MTGTLPLFPLGTVLFPGLVLPLHIFEERWRTLMRNLMELPDGTPREFGVVAIERGLEVMPPPHDGVATSEVVVHEVGCVAQLRKITELPDGKFDIVTVGARRFRITGFVPSPHPYPVVGVEWLPEPAPDELADQLAPRVLAAFREYLSVLRGGPDDQLPDDPTVLSNLVAASASLTVGDRQQLLSAPDPATRLRHELTMLARETALLREVRAVPAQLSQLGPAPAMN; encoded by the coding sequence ATGACCGGGACGCTGCCGCTGTTCCCGCTGGGCACGGTGCTCTTCCCGGGCCTGGTGCTGCCGCTGCACATCTTCGAGGAGCGCTGGCGCACGCTCATGCGCAACCTGATGGAGCTCCCCGACGGCACGCCGCGCGAGTTCGGCGTGGTCGCGATCGAACGCGGTCTGGAGGTCATGCCGCCGCCGCACGACGGCGTCGCCACCTCCGAGGTCGTGGTGCACGAGGTCGGCTGCGTGGCACAGCTCCGCAAGATCACCGAGCTGCCCGACGGCAAGTTCGACATCGTCACCGTCGGGGCGCGCCGGTTCCGCATCACCGGTTTCGTGCCGAGCCCCCACCCCTACCCGGTGGTCGGCGTGGAGTGGCTGCCCGAGCCCGCCCCCGACGAGCTGGCCGACCAGCTCGCGCCCCGGGTGCTGGCCGCGTTCCGGGAATACCTGAGCGTGCTGCGCGGCGGGCCCGACGACCAGCTGCCCGACGACCCGACGGTGCTGTCGAACCTGGTCGCGGCCAGCGCGTCGCTCACCGTCGGCGACCGCCAGCAGCTGCTCAGCGCGCCCGACCCGGCGACCCGGCTGCGCCACGAGCTGACCATGCTGGCCCGGGAGACCGCGCTGCTGCGCGAGGTCCGGGCGGTGCCGGCCCAGCTGTCTCAGCTCGGCCCGGCGCCCGCGATGAACTGA